aaaataaattttagaatgaaaataataatttttagaattttcagaaattaaaaacgaatttttataataaaaataaataggaaatatgatttttaaacatttttaaaacaggaatcctaaatttgcaaagtctggaaacttcagggacctaactgtatcgtttttaaaactacaggggcctgcTTGTAATTTTGCCAACCCcgccgtcgacttcgccggagtgtggccggagaacacgattccggccacctcaggccaccaaattgtcaagatcacaactacacttcaccaggaacatattcatgcaaacaaatcattctaatcattcctgttctggccggaaattggccaagaacatcgccggtttccagCGAACATCGTAAACCTCTAAAACACAACTctcttcgattcactaatcctctgttaacgagctatatatcaatcgattgtaaatttcataaggaacataacccactataaatcaacagctaataacccctaaatcaaaaacccccaaatttcaattgaaaacattcatacgggttataaaccctaattttaaaattcgaaaattaaactcaaatttgaacatgttattgaactccaaatcaaacgtataatataccaaaaccatcaggaaaacaagctctacaacatgcaatcatcaaatcatacaaacaattatccgaacaaaaattcatatttttaatcaaaataattcgaaatttaataaaaatatataaaattaacctttgatcctgcagtaaaacaggttatggaatctgatagagctcttcaagaccttcaaatctgaTACTCGAGCTTTTccaacaaagatcaataacaccttcaaaagttggtttgattcttggaacagtttatgaatatatgatttttccctgtaaaattatatatttatctgtctgcaaatgattttgatatgaaatagaatacggtaaaaggctatttatatttacggaagattagtatcccgttggatcattccggatataaaacggtacgtttatttgtaaaaactgatccaaatggtattggttttcgggataattatccaaatcagtacaatttgtactgcggtcttggtctcagggcctggttacacgtattacgaagtgataattgtgatagtttaataaagagctcccgtttatcaaaaatacaagttttattgatttaccgaaacgaatattatatcgaaaatgttgcgccgggacccgcgcaggacaaaccgtcgccggatcaaaaaagtcgaaacatggaaaatgctcggaatattataattaggttaggaaggagttctcggaagagcttcgggttccaaaaacgtaacaacgggtgacatcggttggttcccgtttttataaaatagattttaaatacgcggaaaaagattttatatattttatatgattcttataaattcataaatcagcATAAAGATAATTAGGAacatatgacaattatctatattttattttgaacatataaaaattaaaatactcaattaatattatttttgaatatccaaatacaaataacacttagcaattaattcacagaatagatactgaacacacataataattatttaattagcaaaaataattacacgatatatcccggatattacactatTTCCCTTATTTTCAACTTCTTGCCTGACTCCTTTTTGTGGGCAGTCCCTTGATAAATGACCTGGTTTTCCGCAACTATAGCAAGAAATCACTTTAGGCTTGGGACATTGAGAAGCTATAAGTCCCTTTTCTCCACAATTGTAACACAGCCCATCAGCTCGATAACAAATATCGCCACCATGTTTCAGTCCACATTTCTTACACTCAGATGCGGTGATCCTCTTATCACTTCCCCGAAAACTCTCCTTCTTCCTTATATGTAGTTTCTTGTTGTCCTTCTTAAATCCTGAGTTAACACTCAATTCCGTCTCTCTCCCTCGTTTCTTGTTGTTAAAGAATTCAGTGCAAGCTTCATAGTCCCTTTTTGCCACCCTCGCATTACCAACTAACTTATCAAATTGTTCCAACTCTAACAAGGACACCTTCTCTCTAATTTGGGGTTTCAGCCCTTCTTGAAATCGCTGACATTTTCTGGCTTCAATATCAACCTGATGAGGAGTAAACCTGGAAAGTTCCAAAAATCTTGAGAGATACTCCGACACGGACATTCCTTCTTGCTTTAGTCCTAGAAACTTTATCTCCAACAAGAAATCAGCTAAGGCTTGCCCTTTAATCGTTGTCCGGGGCacatattccaaatcaaactgtcccaactccacaACCCACTTTAGCATTCTTCCTGATGACTCTGGTTTATGAAGGACCTGTCATAGCGGGTATGCCGTACGGACTTCAATTCAATGGGCTTGGAAATACGGCCGTAATTTTCTTGATGCAAGAATCAGGGCGTAAACCAATTTCTCCATGCTTGTGTAGCGAGTTTCAGCGTCATGCAACCGCTTACTCACGTAGTACACTGGTGACTGCTGCCCATCTTCCTCTCTTACCAGAACTGCGCTGATCGAATATTCAGACACGGCGAGGTACAGTATTAGAGATTCTCCATCCAACGGTTTTGACAGCATGGGAGGGTTTCCCAGttgctccttgattcttttgaaagcctcttcgcattctgacgtccatacaaagtctttcccCGCTAACTTAATTGTCTCCTTAGGATGTCAAACATTTCCATCAGGTGCTTGATGTGGTCATTTTCCACCTTAGACTTTACCAGCATATCGTCCACATACACTTCCATGGTTCTCCCGATTTGTTTCTTGAACATCATGTTTACTAACCGCTGGTAGGTTGCGCCAGCGTTAATCAAGCCAAACGTCATTCCTATGTAACAGTATAACCCCCTGTCAGTAATGAAGGATGTATGCTCTTGATCAGGGCCATACATCGGAATTTGATTGTaaccggagtatgcatccataaaactcagcaatGCATACCCCGCTGTCGCGTCAACAAACTGATCAATTCTTGGGAGCGGGAAGCTATCCTTTGGACAAGCCTTATTGAGATctgtgaaatccacacatgtcctccacttcccGTTCGGCTTTTTCACAAGTACTGGATTTGCAAGCCATTCGGGGTAGAACGATTCTTTGATTAGTCCCACCTCCAACAACCGgtctacttcttcttttaatgctatTGCCCTTTCCCCACTCACCGGGCGGCGTTTTTGCCGTATGCCGGTACAATTTGGGAAGATATTCAACCGGTGACACATTACTCCTGGGTCGATTCCTACCAtgtctgaatgactccatgcgaagaCATCAAGATTTGCAATTAAGAGGCGGGTAAGACTCTCCCTCATTTCATCATCTAACTGGGATCCCACCTTCAAAACCTTGTTCGGGTCATCTTTGTCAACCGGAATAGATATTGTGTATTCGGCCGGCCCCGTCTTTTCGGCGGGCATGgggatcctgggatccaaatcgaaatcaaagtctcggggATCCTCGACTTCCATTTTTACATTTGAGGGCGCGTCCCCATAAGCGGGAGCATCCACCTCAAAACAGAGCATAGTTTTGTGCAACGCGGATGAATAGGGCGCATCCTCATTTGGAGGAGCATCAACTTCAATTCCATTTTCATTCTTTAAGGGCGCGTCCTTCttttgaggagcatccaccttgGAGTTATTCCCGAGACCTTAcaaaatctcacttcttccttccaaTTTTTCCCCGTTAACCTCCTTCTGTATGATCTCTTCTGCATGGTTCACCACCACTTCTTCCATGCTACGGATCTTCGAAACATTCCCCAGCGTCCAAACAGAGTTCCCAGAGACATGGGTTTCTTCCTCTTCGGGGCCTTCTACGAAATAGTGGGCATGAACCTCTCCGTTTGGTTTTGTATGAATATCTTCTACATCCTCAAATGGGAGACCCTTTCCTTCGTACCTTCTCCTGCGGAATTCTTTAACAGCCTTATGATAGCAGTCACGTGACTCATACTGCGACCCTCTCAGACTGCCCACTCCGTTTTGTGTTGAgaactttatcatcaagtgatgtatcgaggttatcaccctgaacgctCGCAACCAAGGTCTGCTGACCAACACATTGTGTGCGGAATCCTGATCCAGTACTTTGAAGTCTATCATTTGAGTGACTGACAAAGCTCCTTCCCCGAGCATGACGGGAAGCCTGACCGAACCCATAACTCTCACTGCTTCCCCAGTACCATAGACGTGTGCATCTTCGAAATACATGTTGCTATCCGGGAAACCCAGCTTTTTGTAAGTGCTGTAGTACAAGATGTTCGTAGAACTCCCATTGTCCAAGAAGACTCGATGTACGTTCATTGCCCCAATAAGCATGGTAATCACCAGCGCGTCGTTGTGGGGATGATGCACCCACCTTAATTCTTTTTCCTTGAACGTAATATCAACGGACTCTCCCTTAAAGACCTTCGGAGGTCTGTCTTCTAAGCTGTGAATGTTGGTGAGCGGTGGATGTAGCGCTTCTCTCGCATTTCTTTACAGTGCTCGATTACTATCACCAACAaaagggtgtcctccaaaaattgccctgATACTGCCAGCCCTCTGAAACTTAACTTCTGCTGTTTTTTCAACATCTTCCGCCCACGGGGGCTGTCTTTCATCCTTACCCTTGTCATCGATTCCCATGCATCGCttcaccttgtcaatccattctcctaggtatccatccttgatcaattcctcaattTCATCTCTCAGGTGATCACACTCATGGGTGTCATGGCCGGTAGACTCGTGGTAGTCACAATACTTTTTTTTATCTCTGctctgccatgaagttagacggtCGAGCTTCTTGAAGATTCCTCTATCCTTATTTACCTCAAAGATATGATTAATGGATGCCGCCAGCAGCGTATAATTGCTGACCCTCCTCTCGTAGTTCGATGGCAGGCTCCATTCTCTCCGCGTGTTCACGGTGTTCACTCTATTGGGGCTTCTGGCATTCCGCCGATAATCTGGGCTCAAGGATCTATCCCTTCTCTTGGATCGCCCCTTGGAGTTATGTGTGTTgtcattcttttttgtttctACAAGCGACTGTTCAATTGCTTTGAATGATTCCGCTTGCACAAGCACATCAGCTAGTGACACAGGGTCTTTCCCTTGCAGGTGCTTCCAGAAATCCGTTCTCACACGCAATCCAGCTATAAGAAGTATTTTTAGTGTCTCATCAGTTGCACCCCTTACCAAAGTGGATTCTGCATTGAACCTTTTGAAGTATAAGGTTAAACTTTCTCCTTCCTTCTGCTTCACATTAGCTAGGGTGGTAACAGGTGGTATGTACTTCACTGCAGCTTGAAATTGTGTCAAAAATaaagttttcatctgttcccaggaTGTGATCACACCTGGACCCAGTTTTTGGAACCACTGCTGTGCGCCTTCCCTAAAAGTGGCCGCCAGGAGACGGCATCgagccaaatcaggtacttgatatacatccatttcAATGTTAAAATGCCCCAGGAATTCCACAGGATCAGAGTTCCCATGAAAATgcaagtcattggttgtgttcATGTATCATGCCGGTAATTACACCTCCCTCACAACAGCATcaaaaggagaaggagcttgcgcagtcgccgttactcttcccccttcaagatggttgagcaaccttTTGAGATCGATCACATTAAACGTCCTTAccccaggaatggtttgaacattaggTTGTTGGGGTTGCTCTGCGACTTGCTGTAATTCCCCTTGATTACCCCCCGGGTGTGGCGGTGGATCTCGCCGCCCCTCGCCCTAAGGCTGCGGCTGTGGCATGTTACCATCTTGGTTTTGAATATTCTCCCGCACGCGAGGTTCCTCTTGGCCGCGTCGCGGAATTTCATCATTGTTTTGCATTCTTACTTGAATTCGCCCGCCGTCCTGGTCATGAGGACGTGCCCTGGACCCATTACATGTAGCACTGTGGGAAGCTACGGGAATAACGGCAGGGGCTTCTTCAGTGTAGGGTGCTCCATCCCTCCTACCATTGTAAGGTGCTCTTCCGTATTGATATCCCATCCTTCCTCGTCCATTCCTCTAATATCCCCGTTAGTAATTCTCGGGCCTTCCTCGCAgaggggcacgctcgtgctcgcggtgccgcaccctatcatccctttggaatgcagggggcacacgcgttgtgtcacggggcctcgcttctccggcatttccttccttttgccattttaccagcaacatcctcaaatcatcgtcttccaaccttatgccaagcctcCTTTTCAAGGTTGAAAGATCCCTTCCTTCCTCATCTTGATTTTGAGTGTTCTCCGCACGACGACGCTCGTCCATCATACGCCCAGACCTATGTGGGTGTGGCACCACCTAGTTACCAAGGCAAGGCCTTTCTCTACCATCGGTGTCCTCATCAACAAGCTCCATAATAGGCTCTAAATCATCAGAATATTCCAATTGCCGCGGAGTGATTCACGGGTTTTCCCCGCTGCCTTGGGTGTCTCCTTCAACTACTGGCGCTTTCCCTACGGCATGACCGTGATGGGGAAAACGACGACCTCTCCTCGTCCTCCGACGCTCCACCGTATTCAGCCTTGAGTGAAAActgttaagagtatcccccatgcagtacaactgctccaagatatcagcgttgctgatgagaactggaggtgtCCCCCCACATCCGGAGCTCTTGGTGGATCCGCCATGTTTCTGGGAACGTAGGGTTTATTGCGAGTGTAGCCTCCCCCGCCTTCTCCTTCAAATCTGCTGTCACTTCCATTATAAGAACTTCCCTCGCGATTATAAGACATCTTTGCCTCCTAAGATTATGACCTTAAttagcacccctccttctagcgccaatttgttgacggaggaatctggtaacaacaaagattgaggtttctcgccggaactaagatctgtgacggtggttctttgccggaaaattaagcggtgtgtggtggtttatggttgttttaggctgagattgatcagagtaagtggtggctctcttgTCAGCTCTCAActcttaccctctcaatgtgcatacgtaccctttatatagggatcaagcctgacgtagttctcatagaacaagaaatctaatgagcttagacttcttattcctaggtccactagaagcccatccaaagtccgtcttccactagctttaggaatgtccaactatgaggcccaaccgcgaaggcccaag
This genomic interval from Apium graveolens cultivar Ventura chromosome 8, ASM990537v1, whole genome shotgun sequence contains the following:
- the LOC141677626 gene encoding uncharacterized protein LOC141677626, yielding MNTTNDLHFHGNSDPVEFLGHFNIEMDVYQVPDLARCRLLAATFREGAQQWFQKLGPGVITSWEQMKTLFLTQFQAAVKYIPPVTTLANVKQKEGESLTLYFKRFNAESTLVRGATDETLKILLIAGLRVRTDFWKHLQGKDPVSLADVLVQAESFKAIEQSLVETKKNDNTHNSKGRSKRRDRSLSPDYRRNARSPNRVNTVNTRREWSLPSNYERRVSNYTLLAASINHIFEVKRCMGIDDKGKDERQPPWAEDVEKTAEVKFQRAGSIRAIFGGHPFVGDSNRALLEDRPPKVFKGESVDITFKEKELRWVHHPHNDALVITMLIGAMNVHRVFLDNGSSTNILYYSTYKKLGFPDSNMYFEDAHVYGTGEAVRVMGSVRLPVMLGEGALSVTQMIDFKVLDQDSAHNVLVSRPWLRAFRVITSIHHLMIKFSTQNGVGSLRGSQYESRDCYHKAVKEFRRRRYEGKGLPFEDVEDIHTKPNGEVHAHYFVEGPEEEETHVSGNSVWTLGNVSKIRSMEEVVVNHAEEIIQKEVNGEKLEGRSEIL